Part of the Flavobacterium okayamense genome, TATTGATTGTCACGTTAATACTTATTGTACATTTAACCCAGGTGGAACATTTTATGAAATTTCTGGAAATTCCAAATTTGATTTTGATAATAATGGTTGTGATATTTCTGATATTAATTATCCAAATTTAAATTTTGATATTACTGATGGTACAAACTCAGGAAGCTTTATAGCTAATTCTACAGGAGACTATTATATTCCTGTTCAAGCAGGAAGTCATACAGTTACACCAAATTTAGAGAGCCCAACTTATTTTACTATTTATCCAACAAGCTTTGTTGTTGATTTTCCTACACAAGCAAGTCCGTTTACGCAATATTTTTGTGTAACCGCAAATGGTGTACATTCAAATGTAGAAGTTGTAGTTATTCCAACATCTCCAGCTCGTCCCGGTTTCGATGCGCAGTATAGAATTATTTATAAAAATATAGGTAACCAAGTAGAGAATGGAGAAGCAACTTTTAGTTACGAAGAAGATGTATTAGATTTTATATCTAGTTCAACTATTTATGATTCTCAAACTATTTATGGTAATACAACTACATTACATTGGAATTATAGCAATTTAATGCCATTTGAAACTAGAACAATTGATGTTGTTTTGAATGTAAATTCACCAATGGAAACTCCAGCAGTAAATAATGGTGATGTTTTAGGAATTTTTTCTGAAATTTCGACTACAAATAACGATGAAGATTTGTCTAATAACTCTTCAGGATTAAGACAAGTAGTTGTAGGTTCTTATGATCCTAATGACAAAACATGTGTTGAAGGTGAATCTGTCGATATTTCAATGGTTGGAGAATATGTGCATTATGTAATTCGTTTTGAAAATACAGGAACGTATCCTGCCGAAAACATAGTTGTAAAAGACATGATTGATATATCAAAGTTTGATGTTTCAACTTTATTTCCTTTGCATGGAAGTCATGAGTTCTTTACAAGAATTAAAGACAATAAAGTTGAATTCATTTTTGAAAACATCAATTTAGATTTCAATGACGTCACAAATGATGGTTATGTCGCTTTTAAAATTAAAACTTTACCAACATTAACGGTTGGCGATACGTTTAGTAATGATGCTAATATTTATTTCGATTATAATTTCCCAATTACTACAAATGAATATATAACAACAATTGATAATCTTTTAAACAATCAAGATTTTGCCTTTGAAAACGAGTTTGTATTGTATCCCAATCCAGCAAAAGACATATTGAATATTTCAACAAAAAATCAAACAGAAATTCAATCGGTTGAGATTTATAATATTGTTGGACAAGTTGTAATCGCAATTCCAAATTCAACAAAAACTATCGATGTTTCAAGTTTAGAAACGGGAACGTATTTTATGAAATTGAATACAGTAAATGGAAGTACAACTTCGAAGTTTGTGAAAGAGTAACATTTTATGTCACTCCGACAAAGGAGGAGTCTCATAATCAAAATAATGCTATTTCTCTCTTCGTTCGAAATGACAAATATTATAAAAAATAAAACGCCAAAATATAATTTTGGCGTTTTTTGTTTACTTCTAAATTATAATATCGTAATATTGCAATATAATAATTTTTTTATGGGAGCATCAAAGGCCGATTTTTTTACTAAAGAACAAAACGATTTAGCAGTGTTGTTTAAAGCAATGTCGCATCCTGCAAGAATAGCAATAATTCAATATTTATTGAGTGTAGATAGTTGTATTTGTGGTGATATTGTAAACGAATTACCATTGGCACAGCCTACGGTTTCGCAACATTTAAAGGAGCTAAAAAACGCAGAAATCATTAAAGGTAACATTGAAGGAACTTCTATTTGTTATTGTCTAAATCCGGATACAATTAAATTGCTTGAAAGTTATTTCGGGCAAATTTCTAATAAACTAAATACGAAATGTTGTTAATTTTAAAAGATTTAAAATGAAATTATCAGAAATAAAAAAAGCGCTCAAGAATCTAGAGGTAATTGCATTTCAATTGCCTAATGGAGATTTAGTACAATCCCATTTTCATGTAACTGAAGTTGGCAAAGTAACCAAACATTTTATAGATTGTGGTGGAACTGTACGTAATGAAGAAGTAGTTAATTTCCAACTTTGGGAAG contains:
- a CDS encoding DUF7619 domain-containing protein, whose protein sequence is MKKFYFLLFFAFSFITNAQIVNIPDANFKAALLSANPSNTIAKDLSGNFFNIDSNNDGEIQITEALNVSFLSIVNSNISDLTGIDFFFNITTLICSNNQLTDLNVSNLSNLEVLDCVNNQIMLLNTDGLINLKELYCESNLISDGNFSSLLSLVILDCDDNSLNNLNVSNLNYLESVYVNNNFIENINAQNLPSIQVFQTTGNISLKNVFLKNSNYLVFDILENANILYICSSDQFVDFIQSEIISYNYIDCHVNTYCTFNPGGTFYEISGNSKFDFDNNGCDISDINYPNLNFDITDGTNSGSFIANSTGDYYIPVQAGSHTVTPNLESPTYFTIYPTSFVVDFPTQASPFTQYFCVTANGVHSNVEVVVIPTSPARPGFDAQYRIIYKNIGNQVENGEATFSYEEDVLDFISSSTIYDSQTIYGNTTTLHWNYSNLMPFETRTIDVVLNVNSPMETPAVNNGDVLGIFSEISTTNNDEDLSNNSSGLRQVVVGSYDPNDKTCVEGESVDISMVGEYVHYVIRFENTGTYPAENIVVKDMIDISKFDVSTLFPLHGSHEFFTRIKDNKVEFIFENINLDFNDVTNDGYVAFKIKTLPTLTVGDTFSNDANIYFDYNFPITTNEYITTIDNLLNNQDFAFENEFVLYPNPAKDILNISTKNQTEIQSVEIYNIVGQVVIAIPNSTKTIDVSSLETGTYFMKLNTVNGSTTSKFVKE
- a CDS encoding ArsR/SmtB family transcription factor, translating into MGASKADFFTKEQNDLAVLFKAMSHPARIAIIQYLLSVDSCICGDIVNELPLAQPTVSQHLKELKNAEIIKGNIEGTSICYCLNPDTIKLLESYFGQISNKLNTKCC